Proteins co-encoded in one Arachis hypogaea cultivar Tifrunner chromosome 13, arahy.Tifrunner.gnm2.J5K5, whole genome shotgun sequence genomic window:
- the LOC112783101 gene encoding uncharacterized protein, with amino-acid sequence MERFSNAFELPRDVWLAIAIKVATTSIEDLCRFHMTCCVARDVGDEDTVLRMVAIPPPHDMNWLWIRDPIRRRFFERCIEIGHPELLFREALRELYIRHNHAVGWKMLQNAARNGFDAAKYALSMELLIRRDKSDAKKEGLEQFRTLEAGNLLPACYSSCFAVLTISWPDEVQMPKKGEEHTVCDSTRCLTRGHMGLLYDYRRRAAERDSIHGVGGADHIRCIRCHADYEVERFVDIARV; translated from the coding sequence ATGGAGCGTTTCTCTAACGCCTTCGAACTACCCCGCGATGTTTGGTTAGCCATAGCCATTAAAGTCGCGACGACATCGATTGAGGACCTGTGCAGGTTCCATATGACGTGTTGCGTTGCGCGCGATGTAGGCGACGAGGATACTGTGCTCAGGATGGTTGCCATACCACCTCCGCATGACATGAATTGGTTGTGGATACGGGACCCTATTAGGCGAAGATTTTTCGAGAGGTGCATTGAGATTGGTCACCCGGAACTTCTGTTTCGGGAGGCGCTGCGGGAGCTCTACATACGACATAACCACGCCGTCGGATGGAAAATGCTGCAAAATGCAGCAAGGAATGGGTTCGACGCTGCCAAGTACGCACTTTCAATGGAGTTGCTCATCCGAAGGGACAAGAGCGACGCCAAAAAAGAAGGTTTGGAACAATTTCGCACGCTCGAAGCGGGTAACTTACTCCCCGCATGTTACTCGAGTTGCTTCGCAGTCCTCACAATTTCTTGGCCGGATGAAGTCCAAATGCCGAAAAAGGGAGAAGAACATACGGTATGTGACTCGACCAGATGTTTGACCCGAGGCCACATGGGTCTTCTCTATGACTACCGCCGAAGGGCGGCAGAGCGGGACTCCATCCACGGTGTCGGAGGTGCCGACCATATCCGGTGCATTCGCTGTCACGCCGACTACGAGGTGGAACGATTCGTTGACATAGCTAGGGTTTAG
- the LOC112783126 gene encoding uncharacterized protein, which translates to MKFCATSEKGRRGKKAGYGRTKGKGKVVTPLVCPLTLLPREIWERIAARVASASIHDLFNMQATCKAFLDAARSPPVYKVASMAEIPVVFGYDMEDRPEDVFLFKSERAGNPAAIFRIGMREFFWMGRRVGGCDTLLEAADAGDVQARYMCAMLLLMPGVGDEADVGRRVEMFANVMAAGKIELCKELFRQLFANPQIGVHPSDPGKPIVCRSSVCPTRGTTGAANDSSSVSCVQCLAEFEVLHFLSLFTFR; encoded by the coding sequence aTGAAATTTTGTGCAACTTCCGAGAAAGGCAGAAGGGGAAAGAAGGCCGGATATGGGAGAacgaaagggaaagggaaagtgGTGACCCCACTCGTCTGTCCGCTGACTCTTCTGCCTCGCGAAATATGGGAGAGAATTGCAGCAAGGGTTGCGTCGGCCTCAATCCATGATCTGTTTAACATGCAGGCGACCTGCAAGGCATTTCTGGACGCAGCCCGCTCACCTCCGGTGTACAAGGTGGCCTCCATGGCGGAGATACCCGTCGTGTTCGGTTATGACATGGAGGACCGTCCTGAGGATGTGTTCCTTTTTAAAAGCGAGCGTGCGGGAAATCCGGCCGCTATATTCCGTATAGGGATGAGGGAATTCTTCTGGATGGGCCGAAGAGTCGGTGGGTGTGACACCCTGCTTGAGGCCGCCGATGCGGGCGACGTCCAAGCCCGCTACATGTGTGCGATGCTGCTGCTGATGCCTGGTGTTGGGGATGAGGCGGACGTTGGCAGGAGGGTTGAAATGTTTGCGAACGTAATGGCTGCTGGAAAAATTGAATTGTGCAAAGAACTCTTCAGGCAGTTGTTTGCAAATCCGCAGATTGGGGTCCACCCGTCGGATCCAGGGAAGCCCATAGTGTGCCGGTCAAGCGTCTGCCCGACCCGCGGGACCACGGGTGCCGCCAACGATTCGTCGAGTGTGTCGTGCGTCCAATGCCTTGCCGAGTTTGAGGTGTTGCATTTCCTTAGTCTGTTTACTTTCAGATGA